The DNA sequence TCAAGCATACCATCAGTACCACTGTAAACAAAGGAAAGGAGGTTGAACATGACATTAATTAAGACCACACAGGAGATTCTCGACTACGTCCCAATCGATCGGACCATAGATTTCCCACGTCTAAAACCCTATGTGGAAGAGGCACAGGAAAACTGGATCAATGAGGCGTTAGGCGCTGATCAGTTAGCGGAACTGGAGACCCAGTACGAATCCGACACCCTAACCTCAGACAACCAGAAACTACTCAAGCAATGCCAACGGGTAATCGCTTGTATGGCGGTTCCCGAGTTTATGGACTTCAACCAAATTGAGGTATCCGATGCCGGCAACCAGATCCAGACCGACGACAACCACAAGACCGCTTTCCAATGGCAGAAGGACACCTCACAAGGATCACTCCGCCAGCGTGGTATGATAGCATTGGACAATATGCTGGCCACCTTGGAGAATTTCTTGGACCTGTATCCACTATGGAGAGATTCAGAAGCAGCCACCATCCAGTTGCAACACCTGATCACCAACACCACCGATTTCGATATGCAGGTGCGGATCGGCAAGTCAAGATCCATGTTCCTGGCATTGATGCCATTGATGAAAAAAGTGGAGTGGATGTACATCCGTGAGCATATCGGCGAGGCGCTGTATGACGAGATCAAGAACGAAATCCTGACAAGATCAGTGTCAGCAGATAACCAGTCACTGCTGGAAAATTACCTGATCCCGGCGACGGCTCACCTCACCGTTTTCAAGGCCATGATCCCGCTTTCCC is a window from the Limibacter armeniacum genome containing:
- a CDS encoding DUF6712 family protein, yielding MTLIKTTQEILDYVPIDRTIDFPRLKPYVEEAQENWINEALGADQLAELETQYESDTLTSDNQKLLKQCQRVIACMAVPEFMDFNQIEVSDAGNQIQTDDNHKTAFQWQKDTSQGSLRQRGMIALDNMLATLENFLDLYPLWRDSEAATIQLQHLITNTTDFDMQVRIGKSRSMFLALMPLMKKVEWMYIREHIGEALYDEIKNEILTRSVSADNQSLLENYLIPATAHLTVFKAMIPLSLKVSDRGVLIHEIMNSGDNVRKESAANTQLMQGLMDQYETEGRYYLEEAKKYLNVNASDTKYNAFFSSSLYQGTTKTPFQNHKTKIFFA